Part of the Microcoleus sp. FACHB-831 genome is shown below.
GAAACACACCTTTGACAAAACTGGTAAGAAAAAGCCCTACCTGGTCGAAGTTAAGTTTGAATACAAGAAGGAAATTTGTCCGCAGTTGAGCCTTCCAGAAGCCCCACCTGCGGGTTAAGGATGGGTTCCAGAAGTGCGATCGCGCTTCTAGAACTCATCCTTATTTCTCTGAACTCCGGACTATTACAACGGCTTGCAGGATAATAGAGCGTTGGACTGTTGTTACCATCCTCTATGGCTTTAGATGCAACATTTGCGGATCGGCTGCGAACTTCAGCCGATCGATTATTCCAAATCTTGGACAAATGCGCCCAGGTACGGGTGCTGGTGGTTGGCGATTTAACCCTGGATGAGTTTCTCACGGGTCAGGTGGAGCGGATTTCCAGGGAAGCTCCTGTTTTGATTATTCGCCACGAAAATACCCGGCAAGTGCCTGGGGGTGGCGCTAATGCTGTTTATAACTTGGCGAAGCTGGGAGCGCAGGTGCGGTGCGCGGGGTTTGTGGGTAAGGATGACCAAGGGCAAGCGCTGTGCCGCATTTTTGAAGAAGCTGGTATTGATACTGGCGGTATTTTGCTAGATCCAGACCGCCCAACGGTGACTAAAACCCGCATTTCTGGTCATGCGCGGCAGTCTGTAACTCAGCAGATTGTGCGGGTTGACCGTAAATCGGATGAGTTGCCAGACTTGGAGTTGCAGTTGCAGCTTGCCAGTTATATTCGGTCGCAGATTGATGCCGTCGATGCCGTTGTTTGCTCGGATTATGGCGATGGGGTGTTTACTAACCCTGCGATCGCTGCTGTCTTGTCTCACTCGCATGTAATTGTCGATGCCCAAGTTGGTCTAGAAAGATACCGAGGGGCGACGCTGTTTACTCCTAATTTGCCAGAAGCAGAGCAGGCGGTGGGTTATGCGATCGCTACTCCTCAATCGCTTGCTAAAGCTGGGCGCGATCTCTTGGAGATGACGCAGGCAGAGCAAATTTTGATTACGCGGGGTGATGAGGGAATGAGTTTGTTTGACCGCGCTGGAGAGCAACAGCATATTCCCGCTTTTAACCGTACCGATGTATTTGATGTTACTGGTGCAGGAGATACTGTAGTGGCGGCGCTGACGTTAGCTTTGTGTGCGGGGGCGTCGTTTTGGGAAGCGGCGGTGTTGGGCAATTTGGCTGCTAGTATTGTGGTGCGTCAATTTGGGACGGCGACGACAAGCCCTGATGAGATGAAGGCGGCTTTGTTGACGTTGTTGGAGGGAGAATAAACGAAACGCAGAGGAAAGGGAAAGATGAGAGAGTGTCGTCGGTTGTTGGTGACTGGTGGCGCGGGGTTTATTGGCTCAAATTTTGTGCATTATTGGTGCGATCGCTACCCAGGCGATCGCGTGGTAGTTTTGGATGCGCTTACTTATGCTGGTAATCGAGACAATTTAGCAAGTTTGGAGGGTGGAGAAAACTTTCGCTTTGTGAAAGGGGATATATGCGATCGCGCTTTAGTCGATAGTCTGCTAACAGAAGAAAACATCGACACAATTGCTCATTTTGCCGCTGAATCCCACGTTGACAGGTCTATTTTAGGCCCAGCAGCGTTTGTTCAAACTAATATTGTTGGCACTTTTACGCTGTTAGAAGCTTTCCGCCAGCACTCGCAATCCAAAATCGATTTGCTCTTTCTCCACGTTTCCACCGATGAAGTTTACGGCAGTCTCTCTCCTAACGCCCCAGCTTTCACAGAAATAACGCCTTATTCTCCTAATAGTCCCTATTCTGCCTCAAAAGCTGGAAGCGATCACTTAGTTCGGGCTTATTACCACACCTACGGCTTACCTACAGTTATCACAAATTGCTCTAACAATTACGGCGCTTATCAGTTTCCCGAAAAGCTAATCCCCCTGATGTGCATCAACATTTTAATGGGTAAAGATTTGCCTGTTTATGGAGATGGGCAAAACGTGCGCGATTGGCTTTTTGTGGGCGATCATTGTCGCGCCTTGGATATGGTAATTCATCAAGGTAAGCCGGGTGAAACTTATAATATTGGTGGTGATAATCAAGTCAAAAATCTCGATTTAGTTAATATGCTATGTCACTTAATGGATGAATTAGCGCCCGATTTGCCCGTGCGTCCTTCAAGTAAATTAATTACATTTGTCAAGGATCGCCCAGGGCACGATAGCCGCTATGCTATTGATGCTAGTAAAATTAAAAATAAGCTGGGGTGGAATCAGTCAGTGACGATTGATCGGGGATTGCGTCAGACAGTTGAATGGTATCTTACGCATCAAAATTGGTGGCGATCGCTGCTGTCAGAGGAGTATCAAGCTTATTACCGACAGGTTTATATTTCTTAGGCTGACTGTTCTATCCTGGGGTTTTAGATTTTGCTCGTTCTTAATACGGCTGGTTGGGAATGGGATTAACATTTGCTATAAAATAAATCCACAATTTAAAATTATAACTGCGCTGTTGCTGGCAACAAGCTTAATAAGTCTAGACAATTACGCAATTAGCTACAAAAACTTACATAAAGCAGACGCAAGCGAAAATACATAGTCAACCATTAAAAACTTTTGATAATCTGGTTTTTTTCAGCCTAATTCCCACAATAAAAAGTTGGTTTAGTATTGAGCGATCGCCCTTTTACTCCTCAGCAAATTATATTATTGTTACCATAAATGCAATTAGCAAGTGGTAGAGCGATCGCTTATTCTTTGTAAATAATATATGTGCATATAGGGCAAAGTTTATTTAAATTTTGTAACGCTGGCAACAATAAAATTTAACCCAAATTCATTCTTGAGACTGACGAGTTTGGTTCTCTAAATTAATAAACTAACTCTAAATTATGGGAAAACCCACCATGAAAAAAATTTTAATAATTGAAGATGACGAGGCTTTTCGCTCAACGCTTAGCGATTTTCTCACCTTATTCGATTTTCAGGTTATCGATGCTGAAGATGGTTTAATCGGCTTAAAACTTGCTACAGAACATCACCCAGATCTGATAATTTGTGATGTTAATATGCCTGGTATCAATGGATATGAAGTTTTAAAAGAATTACGCAGCAATCCGGATACAGCAAAGACCCCTTTCCTGTTTCTCACATCTGAAGCAGACGCCGAAAAAAGAGCTTGTGCATTAAAATTGGGCGCTAATGCTTATTTAAATAAATCAGTTCAATTAAATGATCTATTAATGGCAATTGAAACTGAATATAATTAAGTTATGAGTTAGAGGATAGTGTATCTATTAATATTAGAAGTTAATTTTCTGTAGTAGTTACTATTTCCTGTTGTGATAGCAGCTAACACAGAAGGAGTTGTATTATAGCTAAGTTCGAGATTTATTGAAATTGTATAATGCATTTGATAGGAAAATACAAGATTATATATTATAAGGTGGATATCGATATTAAAGTAAAAGTCTAATAAATAAAAACCATATTAAAAGGCTAGGTTGAAAAGCTAGAAACCTCCGCTGGTATTGTAGGCAATGTGAAATTGGAAATGGTCAACCAGAAAGAAACATGAAGTGGCTTTTATCTCGCCTTGAACAATACATATGGGCAATATTCTTTTGTTAGTTAAGTAATAATGCGATCGCTTACCTCATGCTGCGAGTATTATCGGCTTAAAACTTACTTTATACATCTTTTGTTATTCCAGCTGAGATTAGGGGTGACAAGCATCGCTCTTAACAGTACACTTGTACTAATACATCAAGGATCGAGAAGGCGATCGCTGCGATCGCGTGTAAGCTGGGGTACAATCGCGGTTTAATAGTGACTCATCGCCCCTGTCGCTCACTATCGCTTCTCCCAGACCAGTAAATATCAGCAGAGAAAATAAAAGATTATAACCATGAAAGCATCTGCGAATTTCGACTTCGACGACGAAAAATACAGCGCACCGCCATCTCAGGTACTCCCCTGGTGTCAGATGATCAATCCTCGCGTTAGCCAAACTGAGATGCAGTCGCACGGTTTGGCGATTTCGCTAGAAAATGCCAATGCGGTCAATTTCATTCCAGATGACACTTGGGAGCGGGTGGAGCATGAGTTTAGCGATAATGAAGTCAAAACGCTCTTTATCACGCCCACCCCGCGTTTAGTTATAGTACGTCGCGGGCCATTATCTGTTAAAGACCGCGAAACAGGCAAGAAACTAGGTACTTTTAAAGAATACGAACAAGCTTTCTTAGCAGACAAATTGAAGTTTAAAACCTTCACCCGTCACCTAATTTTCTTAGTGGGTAAAAACAGAAAATTTTTGCATGAATCGCCGCTGCAAATCTCGCTAAGCGGTGCAGCAAGCGCTAGTTTTAATAAAGCTTACTCCAATCGTACCAACGGCGTAGCTGGTGGATTTATAGCTGAACTAGAGAAAGCTTATGCCCAATATCGCCAGCAACCCCTGGCACCAAAAGGCCCTCTATTCCACGCTCACGGTATCTTTTGTCCTATTATTGAAGTCGAGGAAAGGGGCACTGGATTAAATACAGCTCTGGTATCTACCACGATCGACTACGGGCATCCGACAGCTGATAATTTGACAAAATTTATGATAGCTTCCGATTCGTTAGAGTCTGCTACCATATCCAAGATTTTTGAGGAATACAAGGACTTTGGTAAGGAACCAGTAAAACCAGAAATGCCTAAGATGGAATTGGCTGGCGTTTCTAGTTCTTACGACTACCCTGATGAATTTGAATATGGCGAACCTCCTTATTAAAACAAGGCAAAAATGAAAAGTAAAAGGGCAAAAGCAAGAAGTTTTTCTTTTGCCCTTTTACTTTTTATTTTGAAAAGAGATTACTGTTTTAGTAGCAAATAATAGAGTTGTCCGGCTCCGCCTGTAACGCCAGCGCGATCGCCCGCCACTTTGCCAACACCCATGAAATAATCCACTCTACCTGGCCCTTTGATGGCGCTGCCTGCATCTTGGTCTAGCACATATCTGCTCACCAAACGCTGCTGTATCTGGCCTTGATCTGTAGCGTAGGGAAGTCGCGTATGCACCAAAGCTAATGCGCCGGGGGGCATCAGGGATTTATCTGTAGCGATCGACCGTTCCGGCGTTACTGGCACGTTGATGCTACCCATTGCTGGGGCACCGTTAGTTTCCCTAAAAAAGATAAAGCCTTGGTTTCGCGGTAGGTAGGTACTCAACTCGGTTGGATTTTCCTTGAAAAACTTGATCATGCCTGGTAGCGTCAGACCTGCCCCAGATATTTTGCCATCTTTGGCCATTTCTCGCCCAATACTGGTGTAGGGGTAATCGGTTCGGCCTCCGAACCCGACCGTCATTACAGTGCCATCAGTAAGCGTAAGCCTTGCAGAACCTTGAATTTGCACTAGGAAAGCTTCAAAGCGATCGCGCAGCCAAACCAGTTCCAATCCCCGTAGCGGACTCTTCTCTCCAGGTATTCCATCCACCCCTTCTAGCTGGGCGCGTGTGGGATGTGGCTTTTTCCAAGAAGCGAGGTTGGCAGGTCTTCGATATAAAGGATAGCGATACTCTGCCGTCCGGACGCGGCTTCCCTGATAAATTGGCTCGTAGTAGCCAG
Proteins encoded:
- the rfaE1 gene encoding D-glycero-beta-D-manno-heptose-7-phosphate kinase; protein product: MALDATFADRLRTSADRLFQILDKCAQVRVLVVGDLTLDEFLTGQVERISREAPVLIIRHENTRQVPGGGANAVYNLAKLGAQVRCAGFVGKDDQGQALCRIFEEAGIDTGGILLDPDRPTVTKTRISGHARQSVTQQIVRVDRKSDELPDLELQLQLASYIRSQIDAVDAVVCSDYGDGVFTNPAIAAVLSHSHVIVDAQVGLERYRGATLFTPNLPEAEQAVGYAIATPQSLAKAGRDLLEMTQAEQILITRGDEGMSLFDRAGEQQHIPAFNRTDVFDVTGAGDTVVAALTLALCAGASFWEAAVLGNLAASIVVRQFGTATTSPDEMKAALLTLLEGE
- a CDS encoding PleD family two-component system response regulator; the protein is MGKPTMKKILIIEDDEAFRSTLSDFLTLFDFQVIDAEDGLIGLKLATEHHPDLIICDVNMPGINGYEVLKELRSNPDTAKTPFLFLTSEADAEKRACALKLGANAYLNKSVQLNDLLMAIETEYN
- a CDS encoding DUF5895 domain-containing protein gives rise to the protein MKASANFDFDDEKYSAPPSQVLPWCQMINPRVSQTEMQSHGLAISLENANAVNFIPDDTWERVEHEFSDNEVKTLFITPTPRLVIVRRGPLSVKDRETGKKLGTFKEYEQAFLADKLKFKTFTRHLIFLVGKNRKFLHESPLQISLSGAASASFNKAYSNRTNGVAGGFIAELEKAYAQYRQQPLAPKGPLFHAHGIFCPIIEVEERGTGLNTALVSTTIDYGHPTADNLTKFMIASDSLESATISKIFEEYKDFGKEPVKPEMPKMELAGVSSSYDYPDEFEYGEPPY
- a CDS encoding murein transglycosylase A yields the protein MRKTISLLSVSLGLALGISSWQSLASTPLNRDNQAKQKMAYSQEEVLGLDEQLWGDVSKAGDRQALLQSIDNSLRYLQTNDAAKAYRQYQVTGITRDRVVRSLTRFRQLVVNSKSAEELQAAVRQEFIFYQSVGKDDKGTVTFTGYYEPIYQGSRVRTAEYRYPLYRRPANLASWKKPHPTRAQLEGVDGIPGEKSPLRGLELVWLRDRFEAFLVQIQGSARLTLTDGTVMTVGFGGRTDYPYTSIGREMAKDGKISGAGLTLPGMIKFFKENPTELSTYLPRNQGFIFFRETNGAPAMGSINVPVTPERSIATDKSLMPPGALALVHTRLPYATDQGQIQQRLVSRYVLDQDAGSAIKGPGRVDYFMGVGKVAGDRAGVTGGAGQLYYLLLKQ
- the rfbB gene encoding dTDP-glucose 4,6-dehydratase, encoding MRECRRLLVTGGAGFIGSNFVHYWCDRYPGDRVVVLDALTYAGNRDNLASLEGGENFRFVKGDICDRALVDSLLTEENIDTIAHFAAESHVDRSILGPAAFVQTNIVGTFTLLEAFRQHSQSKIDLLFLHVSTDEVYGSLSPNAPAFTEITPYSPNSPYSASKAGSDHLVRAYYHTYGLPTVITNCSNNYGAYQFPEKLIPLMCINILMGKDLPVYGDGQNVRDWLFVGDHCRALDMVIHQGKPGETYNIGGDNQVKNLDLVNMLCHLMDELAPDLPVRPSSKLITFVKDRPGHDSRYAIDASKIKNKLGWNQSVTIDRGLRQTVEWYLTHQNWWRSLLSEEYQAYYRQVYIS